In Candidatus Nitronauta litoralis, one DNA window encodes the following:
- a CDS encoding DUF2231 domain-containing protein, giving the protein MFFAQLHPLLVHFPVGLLVSGVVFEFYGSLQKEESAKEAGRFNIRFGTCWALLTAGIGLLALWGLELKDEARQFVGYHLMLASSTMIIFGIAIGVTRWFRSQPWCRVLYLGLILVGLAGVLSTGYFGGELVHRFGVATLHPAE; this is encoded by the coding sequence ATGTTCTTTGCTCAACTCCATCCTTTACTAGTTCATTTTCCAGTCGGTTTACTGGTCAGCGGTGTGGTGTTTGAGTTTTACGGTAGCCTGCAAAAGGAAGAGTCGGCCAAAGAGGCAGGCCGTTTTAACATCCGATTTGGCACCTGCTGGGCTTTGCTTACGGCAGGAATCGGGTTGCTTGCCCTTTGGGGCCTTGAGTTAAAGGACGAAGCCAGGCAGTTCGTGGGATATCACCTGATGCTCGCCTCGTCCACCATGATTATATTTGGAATCGCCATTGGAGTGACACGGTGGTTTCGAAGCCAACCCTGGTGCCGCGTGCTTTACCTCGGATTGATTCTGGTGGGTCTTGCCGGTGTACTGTCCACTGGATACTTTGGCGGGGAGCTGGTGCATCGGTTTGGAGTGGCCACGCTTCACCCGGCAGAATGA
- a CDS encoding twin-arginine translocase subunit TatB: MTALSTQKRAFMFDIGFFELLIIMGIAVVVIGPENLPRLARSVGKGWGEFQNTFDDLKQEVMDETDNVKKTAGLEELEQEVSAATKVDVDVNLDLNEGNDIKPE, encoded by the coding sequence ATGACAGCACTATCCACTCAAAAAAGAGCTTTCATGTTTGATATTGGATTCTTCGAGCTGCTGATCATCATGGGCATCGCCGTTGTGGTGATCGGTCCAGAAAACCTGCCGCGTCTGGCACGTTCCGTGGGTAAAGGCTGGGGTGAGTTTCAGAATACCTTCGATGATTTGAAGCAGGAAGTAATGGACGAAACAGACAACGTGAAAAAAACAGCCGGCTTGGAAGAGCTCGAACAGGAGGTCTCCGCCGCGACCAAGGTGGATGTGGATGTTAACCTCGATCTCAACGAAGGCAACGACATCAAACCAGAATAG
- a CDS encoding TetR/AcrR family transcriptional regulator, whose product MPALSKREKLIGTAQKLFSRNGFHAVGIDTILEKSGVAKRTLYNHFRSKDDLILAVLRYYDERFRNQFIKSIEKRSSTPQGRLLAIYDVAEEWFGQGDFFGCMFVGATGEFPEEGTAIRNICREFKAVLLDYIETLANQAKLERPRSLAEQLLLLLEGAITMAQINNSPISAKQAKNAARVLIKNSRATP is encoded by the coding sequence ATGCCAGCTTTATCCAAACGCGAAAAACTAATCGGTACGGCCCAAAAGCTGTTTTCCAGAAATGGATTTCATGCGGTGGGTATTGACACCATTCTGGAAAAATCAGGAGTGGCTAAAAGGACCCTGTACAATCATTTCCGCTCCAAAGATGACTTGATCCTTGCTGTTTTGCGTTATTACGATGAACGGTTTCGGAATCAATTCATCAAATCAATTGAGAAAAGATCATCCACACCCCAGGGGAGGCTGCTTGCAATTTATGATGTGGCTGAAGAATGGTTTGGTCAGGGGGATTTTTTTGGCTGCATGTTTGTTGGGGCAACTGGAGAATTTCCGGAAGAAGGAACGGCGATTCGCAATATATGCAGAGAATTTAAAGCCGTACTTTTGGATTATATTGAAACGCTGGCCAATCAAGCCAAACTGGAACGCCCCCGCTCTCTAGCCGAGCAGTTATTACTGTTACTTGAAGGCGCTATCACCATGGCTCAAATCAACAATTCACCCATCAGTGCAAAACAGGCCAAAAACGCAGCAAGGGTGTTGATAAAAAATTCCAGGGCAACACCGTAA
- a CDS encoding YHS domain protein — MKSIFANRLRFFSILALVMALTANIACAGQNSTMKKEGSMKGHFQISMAANSIVGVQGYDLVSYRTNEKPLKGNGNHVVEHHGITYLFINKENQQKFAAHPHKYLPAFGGYCAYGVAVGKKFVGDPDVWKIVDNTLYLNLDNKIQGIWNKDISGNIQKAENNWVNIKDKNAADL, encoded by the coding sequence ATGAAATCCATTTTTGCAAACCGTCTTCGTTTCTTTTCCATTCTGGCCCTCGTTATGGCCTTAACCGCGAATATTGCCTGTGCTGGCCAGAACTCCACGATGAAAAAAGAAGGAAGCATGAAGGGTCATTTTCAAATTTCGATGGCCGCCAATAGCATTGTGGGGGTTCAGGGGTATGACCTGGTGTCTTACCGGACCAATGAAAAACCATTGAAAGGGAATGGAAACCATGTTGTGGAACATCACGGCATCACCTATCTGTTCATAAACAAAGAAAATCAGCAAAAATTTGCGGCGCACCCTCATAAATACCTTCCTGCCTTTGGTGGTTACTGTGCCTATGGTGTTGCGGTTGGAAAAAAATTCGTCGGAGACCCGGACGTCTGGAAAATCGTAGACAACACCCTTTATCTGAACCTGGACAACAAGATTCAGGGAATCTGGAACAAAGATATTTCCGGAAATATCCAAAAAGCCGAGAACAACTGGGTCAATATCAAGGACAAAAATGCGGCTGATCTTTAA
- a CDS encoding DUF4383 domain-containing protein, with protein sequence MNTFATKLACFFSAAFLLAAVVGFFPNPVVGANGVFITNAAHNLVHLATSLGFAAVAILGNTASLAFLKGFGATYLLVGAVGFFVTGMGSEGMLLGFIHINAMDNFLHLALGTTILTSGILSGVVLKTQEA encoded by the coding sequence ATGAATACGTTTGCCACAAAGCTGGCCTGTTTTTTTTCTGCAGCTTTTTTGTTAGCCGCCGTGGTCGGTTTTTTTCCAAACCCGGTGGTGGGAGCCAATGGGGTATTTATCACCAACGCGGCGCATAACCTGGTTCACCTTGCGACCTCCCTTGGATTTGCAGCCGTGGCCATTCTGGGTAATACAGCATCTTTGGCCTTTTTGAAGGGGTTTGGTGCGACGTACCTTCTGGTCGGAGCTGTTGGATTTTTTGTGACAGGTATGGGGTCAGAGGGAATGTTGCTGGGATTTATCCATATCAATGCAATGGATAACTTTCTTCATCTAGCCCTGGGAACAACTATTCTGACCTCCGGAATTCTGTCGGGAGTTGTTTTGAAAACCCAGGAAGCTTGA
- a CDS encoding cytochrome P460 family protein → MKCSNYVLGFLVLTWVFLSSTGLANSLENKPFAPNVDIHTGEIRVPEDYTLWPTLGTWSHANSGDPAGAKEYHTVYTQPETIRHYQKYGQYPDGAVLVKELLNTDTMPMTTGSAVSHATTIKGWFVLVRDTRNRFSSSPLWGDGWGWSLFNAENPKKTVSKDYKEDCLACHLPARELAPSDAVDADKWIYSFGYPVLRN, encoded by the coding sequence ATGAAATGTTCAAACTATGTACTGGGCTTTTTGGTTTTAACCTGGGTTTTTCTAAGCTCCACAGGGCTTGCAAACAGCCTGGAGAACAAACCCTTTGCTCCCAATGTGGATATTCATACAGGAGAAATCCGCGTCCCGGAAGATTACACCCTGTGGCCGACACTGGGTACCTGGTCACATGCCAACAGCGGGGACCCGGCCGGGGCAAAGGAATACCATACGGTTTACACACAACCAGAAACGATCAGGCATTACCAGAAGTATGGCCAATACCCTGACGGCGCCGTGTTGGTGAAGGAACTTTTAAACACAGACACCATGCCAATGACCACTGGGTCGGCGGTGAGCCACGCAACAACCATCAAGGGCTGGTTCGTTCTGGTGAGAGATACCCGGAACCGTTTCAGCTCTTCTCCGTTATGGGGTGATGGATGGGGATGGTCTTTGTTCAATGCAGAAAATCCCAAAAAAACGGTTTCCAAAGATTACAAGGAAGACTGCCTTGCCTGCCATTTGCCTGCAAGAGAGCTGGCTCCCAGTGATGCTGTTGACGCGGACAAATGGATTTACTCATTCGGCTATCCAGTACTGCGTAATTAG
- a CDS encoding bifunctional riboflavin kinase/FAD synthetase, whose protein sequence is MKIVRDLSSLPKNIKYPVVALGNFDGVHIGHQMIFRRVAEIAQQKKGTGLAFTFQPHPITVLNPGSAPLLLTTFRKKMELIEQSGIDLVWCARFNRNLAKLEPREFVKKFLVDSLNAKEVVVGFDYAFGRGRQGTIPFLKKLGQEFQFQVHVIEQVKIDGQGVSSSYVRELLEEGSVEKAAIFLGRPYSLLSPVVHGHKTGRSIGFPTANLDTSRVQIPATGVYAVRVQFKEKSFNGVANIGFNPTFNRDRLSVEVHIFDFEEQIYGRHIKLSFIGRIRGEKNFDSAEVLVEQIKHDIETARSILSGWAT, encoded by the coding sequence ATGAAGATTGTTCGGGATTTATCCAGCCTGCCAAAGAATATTAAATACCCCGTTGTCGCCCTGGGAAACTTTGATGGGGTGCATATTGGGCACCAGATGATTTTTCGTCGGGTTGCTGAAATTGCCCAGCAGAAAAAAGGAACAGGGTTGGCATTCACCTTCCAGCCACATCCCATAACAGTTCTCAATCCTGGTTCTGCACCTCTCCTGCTCACGACATTTCGGAAAAAGATGGAACTCATAGAGCAAAGCGGGATCGACCTCGTGTGGTGTGCCAGATTCAATCGGAACCTGGCGAAGCTTGAGCCACGCGAGTTTGTGAAAAAATTTCTCGTAGACAGTTTGAATGCGAAAGAAGTTGTAGTGGGTTTCGATTACGCCTTTGGACGTGGCCGCCAAGGGACTATCCCGTTTCTTAAAAAACTGGGACAGGAGTTTCAATTTCAGGTTCATGTTATTGAGCAGGTAAAAATTGATGGTCAGGGGGTAAGCAGTTCCTATGTAAGGGAATTGCTTGAAGAGGGCAGTGTGGAAAAAGCAGCGATATTTCTTGGACGGCCCTATTCCCTGTTGAGCCCCGTGGTACACGGACACAAAACCGGTCGGAGTATCGGGTTCCCCACAGCCAATCTGGACACCAGTCGGGTGCAGATTCCCGCCACCGGAGTTTATGCTGTCCGGGTGCAGTTCAAGGAAAAATCATTTAATGGTGTCGCCAACATAGGGTTCAATCCGACTTTTAACCGTGATCGTTTAAGTGTAGAGGTTCATATCTTTGATTTTGAAGAACAGATTTATGGACGACACATCAAACTGTCGTTTATTGGCCGGATTCGTGGCGAGAAAAATTTTGATTCGGCCGAGGTATTGGTTGAGCAGATCAAACACGATATTGAAACAGCACGCTCGATCCTTTCCGGATGGGCCACGTGA
- a CDS encoding flippase-like domain-containing protein yields the protein MKRSGQLVIGLVIAALAVAYTIRNISVDDLLNSFTQIEFQYLAMTTLLMVATYWARVYRWQALVSPIKPVRIRELLSPLMVGFMAAVLPARAGEFVRAYLLGKSQNISFASSFATIVIERLFDMLMLLLMLTWVLMFQGEVFESGASWSGITIEDLAFQFGLLSLVLVSTLVGFIFLLTWKRDLAMDLVGLFLKPFPENWQEKLSGLIRSFGDGLEVVRNPRALIIISLSTVLVWTLIVLAYYPLYFAYDLNNTSIISPILLTLMICILITVLPTPAFLGSFNAGVLIALHEIMNEAELAAVSFGFVAWGLNMLVVTIGGVYFIVHDHISLKKIAEMDPEV from the coding sequence GTGAAGAGATCGGGACAACTTGTTATCGGGTTGGTAATCGCAGCACTGGCAGTAGCTTATACGATTCGAAATATTTCTGTCGATGATCTTCTGAATTCGTTTACCCAGATTGAGTTTCAATACCTTGCGATGACCACGCTCTTGATGGTGGCGACTTACTGGGCCCGGGTTTATCGCTGGCAGGCCCTGGTAAGCCCTATCAAACCGGTCAGGATTCGTGAATTGTTGTCCCCGTTGATGGTTGGTTTTATGGCCGCTGTATTGCCAGCCCGGGCCGGAGAATTTGTCCGGGCCTATCTTCTTGGAAAATCACAAAATATCTCGTTCGCCAGTTCTTTTGCCACCATTGTGATTGAACGCCTGTTCGACATGCTCATGCTGCTATTAATGTTAACCTGGGTGTTGATGTTCCAGGGAGAAGTTTTTGAGAGTGGTGCATCCTGGTCGGGAATCACAATAGAAGACCTGGCTTTTCAATTCGGCCTGTTGAGTCTGGTACTGGTATCTACACTTGTCGGATTTATTTTCCTTTTGACCTGGAAGCGCGACCTGGCGATGGACCTTGTTGGCCTGTTTCTGAAACCGTTTCCCGAAAATTGGCAGGAAAAACTTTCAGGCCTGATTCGGTCTTTCGGTGACGGACTTGAAGTGGTGAGGAATCCCCGAGCTCTCATCATTATTTCATTGTCTACGGTGTTGGTGTGGACACTTATCGTTCTCGCTTATTACCCTCTTTATTTTGCCTACGACCTCAACAACACCTCGATTATTTCCCCAATCCTGCTGACTCTCATGATTTGTATTTTGATTACTGTTTTGCCCACTCCGGCTTTTCTGGGATCGTTTAACGCGGGGGTATTGATAGCGCTCCATGAAATCATGAATGAAGCGGAACTGGCTGCAGTGAGTTTTGGATTTGTGGCGTGGGGATTGAATATGCTGGTGGTGACGATCGGTGGGGTTTACTTTATCGTGCACGACCATATTTCACTTAAAAAAATTGCGGAAATGGATCCGGAAGTCTGA
- a CDS encoding phage virion morphogenesis protein, translated as MQEFGEIGLASITKNFEVGGRYSEAGSWRGGDKKWKPLSIVTLLGGEAFGEKGKGKFRKKKDGSLTKRGQKRLDGKKILIGQGNLLNSISSKADIDSVQWGTNMIYAAIHNFGGKAGRGKKVDIPARPYLVLQDQDLDEMTAVLDDYLTGDFQ; from the coding sequence ATGCAGGAGTTCGGGGAAATCGGCCTGGCTTCGATCACCAAAAACTTTGAGGTTGGTGGCAGGTATTCCGAAGCGGGTTCATGGCGCGGCGGCGATAAAAAATGGAAACCACTCTCTATTGTCACCCTGCTTGGTGGTGAAGCGTTTGGTGAAAAAGGCAAAGGAAAATTCAGAAAGAAAAAAGACGGTTCTTTGACCAAGCGTGGTCAGAAAAGACTGGATGGAAAAAAAATCCTGATCGGTCAGGGCAACCTTTTGAATTCGATCAGCTCAAAGGCCGACATTGATTCGGTTCAATGGGGAACCAACATGATCTACGCAGCTATCCACAATTTTGGAGGTAAGGCAGGACGCGGGAAAAAGGTCGACATTCCCGCAAGACCTTACCTGGTGTTGCAGGATCAGGACCTCGATGAAATGACCGCAGTACTGGACGATTACCTGACAGGAGATTTTCAATAA
- a CDS encoding flagellar hook protein FlgE, with protein sequence MSLVGSLFTGVSGLQTNSQAMNILGDNISNVNTIGFKASKGVFGDLFSTILANGATTSQVGRGTQFLGSIQNFNQGSFETSSSSLDLALDGSGFFIVNDGQGNFYTRNGQFRLNDDGEVQLLSGQILQGHRITNGVVGTTLEDVDLAGVQSAPNASTNFTLGANLNGAASAGVTFNSPISLFNSAGAQVVMSVQFTKQAGGNNWTYSASLPAGAGTISAGASGTLNFNTNGQLSGINGGSIANQTFSLDFSTANPPAAAQTLTWNLVDANTGGTNGKMTAFAAPSNNNSIVQDGFPTGTLVGLGVDKDGIINGLFNNGQSEQLFQIALADFLAPSGLTRRGQNIFAESGQSGQPIIATANTGGFGSVLGQSLELSNVDLANEFVNLITTQQAFQASARVITTTDDLLSETVNLTR encoded by the coding sequence ATGTCATTAGTCGGATCACTATTCACCGGGGTCTCGGGGCTCCAGACCAATTCCCAGGCCATGAACATCCTGGGTGATAACATTTCCAACGTCAACACCATCGGTTTTAAAGCCAGTAAAGGTGTGTTCGGCGACCTGTTCAGTACGATCCTCGCGAATGGCGCAACCACGTCTCAGGTGGGACGCGGTACCCAGTTCCTCGGCTCGATCCAGAACTTCAACCAGGGCTCGTTCGAAACGTCCTCCAGCTCGCTGGATCTGGCGCTCGACGGCTCCGGGTTTTTTATCGTTAACGACGGGCAGGGAAATTTTTACACCCGTAACGGTCAGTTCCGTTTGAACGACGACGGTGAAGTGCAACTGCTGAGTGGACAAATCCTGCAGGGACATCGCATCACCAACGGCGTGGTGGGAACCACTCTTGAAGATGTCGACCTCGCCGGGGTTCAATCTGCACCCAACGCATCGACCAATTTCACGCTGGGAGCCAACCTGAACGGTGCGGCTTCCGCCGGTGTTACTTTTAACTCACCGATTTCCCTGTTCAACAGTGCCGGTGCGCAGGTTGTCATGAGCGTTCAGTTCACCAAGCAGGCGGGTGGCAACAACTGGACCTACAGTGCTTCGTTGCCGGCAGGAGCGGGAACTATTTCCGCCGGTGCTTCCGGTACCTTGAACTTCAACACCAATGGACAATTGTCCGGCATCAATGGAGGCAGCATCGCGAATCAGACCTTCTCGCTGGACTTTTCAACAGCGAATCCACCGGCCGCCGCGCAGACCCTGACCTGGAACCTGGTTGACGCGAATACCGGTGGCACCAACGGAAAGATGACTGCCTTCGCAGCGCCATCCAACAACAACTCGATTGTTCAGGATGGATTCCCGACAGGAACACTTGTGGGATTAGGTGTCGACAAAGACGGTATCATCAACGGCCTGTTCAACAACGGGCAGTCGGAACAGCTTTTCCAGATCGCGCTCGCAGATTTTCTGGCACCTTCCGGTTTGACACGGAGAGGACAGAACATCTTCGCAGAATCCGGCCAGTCGGGTCAGCCGATCATCGCGACCGCCAACACGGGTGGTTTCGGGTCCGTACTCGGGCAGAGCCTCGAGCTCTCCAACGTTGACCTCGCCAACGAATTCGTCAACCTGATCACCACTCAGCAGGCGTTCCAGGCTTCGGCCCGGGTTATTACCACGACGGATGACCTGTTGTCTGAAACGGTCAACTTAACAAGATAG
- a CDS encoding motility associated factor glycosyltransferase family protein: protein MRNETHINEVKNATHARFQQLWQDNFQANQAAINRHPPVAKLARKLKKIPAILVGAGPSLDKNIHYLREAQDKAVILASDAAYKPLVAHGITPAMTVCLDPQEEITKFFSGVSHRDVFLVAPTIVHPRVLDIWEGGVIFYHQHAPDIPILTQIANMLPRIGALTPGGSVLSVAYHLAFELGCDPILFLGQDLSYPKTKIYSRLGENEQETLDGTMNRQQENIVYEEDMNGVSLPTLKSMSVSKQWFNWAFTTWKREFPVSVINCSEAGILTDNVEIMPFREAIFKHCTKKINVGWQLKKALK from the coding sequence ATGCGAAACGAAACCCACATCAACGAAGTCAAAAACGCCACCCACGCCCGCTTTCAACAACTCTGGCAAGATAATTTCCAGGCCAATCAGGCGGCGATCAATCGTCACCCCCCCGTGGCCAAACTGGCACGGAAACTGAAAAAAATCCCCGCGATTCTGGTGGGTGCTGGACCTTCACTCGATAAAAACATCCATTACCTGCGGGAGGCGCAGGACAAGGCAGTGATTTTGGCATCGGATGCGGCGTACAAACCGCTGGTGGCGCATGGCATCACCCCGGCGATGACGGTGTGCCTCGACCCGCAGGAGGAGATCACCAAGTTTTTCTCCGGCGTTTCGCATCGCGATGTTTTTCTGGTCGCGCCAACAATTGTGCACCCGCGTGTGCTGGATATCTGGGAGGGCGGCGTTATTTTTTACCATCAACACGCGCCCGACATCCCCATTCTCACCCAGATTGCCAACATGCTTCCAAGAATCGGAGCGTTGACACCGGGAGGCAGCGTGCTCTCGGTGGCGTATCATCTTGCGTTTGAACTGGGGTGCGATCCTATTCTGTTTCTCGGTCAGGATTTGTCTTACCCCAAAACAAAAATATACAGTCGGCTCGGCGAAAACGAACAGGAAACCCTGGACGGCACGATGAACCGTCAGCAGGAAAATATCGTTTATGAAGAGGATATGAATGGAGTCAGTCTGCCGACCTTGAAATCGATGTCGGTATCAAAACAGTGGTTCAACTGGGCGTTCACTACCTGGAAGCGGGAATTTCCGGTCAGTGTGATCAATTGCAGCGAAGCCGGGATCCTGACCGATAATGTGGAGATAATGCCGTTCCGGGAAGCCATCTTCAAGCATTGCACTAAAAAGATCAACGTGGGGTGGCAACTAAAGAAGGCATTAAAGTAG